A region from the Leopardus geoffroyi isolate Oge1 chromosome C2, O.geoffroyi_Oge1_pat1.0, whole genome shotgun sequence genome encodes:
- the ACKR4 gene encoding atypical chemokine receptor 4, with protein MALEHNQSTDYYYEENEVNGTHDYSQYEVICIKEEVRKFAKVFLPAFFTIAFIIGIAGNSIVVAIYAYYKKQRTKTDVYILNLAVADLLLLFTLPFWAVNAVHGWVLGRIMCKVTSALYTVNFVSGMQFLACISVDRYWAVTKAPSQSGVGKPCWLICFFVWMVAILLSIPQLVFYTVNHKARCIPIFPYHLGTSVKASIQMLEICIGFVIPFLIMGVCYFVTARTLIRMPNIKKSRPLKVLLTVVIVFIVTQLPYNIVRFCQVIDIIYSLITDCDMSKRMDVAIQITESIALFHSCLNPVLYVFMGASFKNYIMKVAKKYGSWRRQRQNVDEIPFDSEDPTEPTSTFSI; from the coding sequence AAATGAAGTGAATGGCACTCATGACTATAGTCAGTATGAAGTGATCTGTATAAAAGAAGAAGTCAGAAAATTTGCAAAagtcttcctgcctgccttcttcaCAATAGCTTTCATCATTGGAATTGCAGGCAATTCCATAGTAGTGGCGATTTATGCCTATTACAAGAAACAGAGAACCAAAACAGATGTGTACATCCTGAATTTGGCAGTGGCAGATTTACTCCTTCTATTTACTCTGCCTTTTTGGGCAGTTAATGCAGTTCATGGGTGGGTTTTAGGGAGAATCATGTGCAAAGTCACTTCAGCCTTGTACACTGTCAATTTCGTCTCTGGAATGCAGTTTCTGGCTTGTATCAGTGTAGACAGATATTGGGCAGTAACGAAAGCCCCAAGTCAATCAGGAGTGGGGAAACCATGCTGGCTTATCTGTTTCTTTGTCTGGATGGTTGCCATCTTGCTGAGTATACCACAGCTGGTTTTTTATACAGTAAATCACAAGGCTAGGTGCATTCCCATCTTTCCATATCACCTAGGAACATCAGTGAAAGCATCAATTCAAATGTTGGAAATCTGCATTGGATTTGTAATACCTTTTCTTATTATGGGAGTATGCTACTTTGTCACAGCAAGGACACTCATCAGGATgcccaacattaaaaaatctcGACCCCTCAAAGTTCTGCTCACGGTGGTTATAGTTTTCATTGTCACTCAGCTGCCTTATAACATTGTCAGGTTCTGCCAAGTCATAGACATCATCTACTCCCTGATCACTGACTGTGACATGAGCAAACGCATGGATGTTGCCATCCAAATCACAGAGAGCATCGCACTCTTTCACAGCTGCCTCAACCCAGTCCTGTACGTTTTTATGGGAGCATCGTTTAAAAACTACATCATGAAAGTTGCCAAGAAATATGGGTCCTggagaagacaaagacaaaacgTGGACGAGATTCCTTTTGACTCAGAAGATCCTACAGAGCCAACCAGTACTTTTagcatttaa